A window of the Brassica napus cultivar Da-Ae chromosome C5, Da-Ae, whole genome shotgun sequence genome harbors these coding sequences:
- the LOC106357953 gene encoding serine carboxypeptidase-like 31: MDYHTKNISTWLICLWFTTLLILLPMVICTRQHRFDSPKHKSLLANERDLVTDLPGQPDVSFRHYAGYVPVDESNGRAMFYWFFEAMDLPKEKPLVLWLNGGPGCSSVGYGATQEIGPFLVDANENGLKFNPYAWNKEANMLFLESPVGVGFSYSNTTSDYQKLDDDFTARDAFNFLCNWFEKFPEHKGNTFYIAGESYAGKYVPELAEVVYDNNNKNNGSSLHINLKGILLGNPETSDADDWRGWVDYAWSHAVISDETHRIITRTCNFSSDNTWSDDECSEAVDEVQKQYDEIDIYSLYTSVCIGDSARSSYLDSKKFKTNSHTSSKRVPPRRLGGYDPCLDDYARIFYNRADVQKSLHASDGVNLKDWRICNMDIFHNWTYIKPSVLPIYEKLIAGGLRIWVYSGDTDGRVPVLATRYSLSALELPIKTAWRPWYHEKQVSGWLQEYEGLTFATFRGAGHAVPSFKPSSSLAFFSAFLTGIPPPPSR; this comes from the exons ATGGATTATCACACCAAGAACATATCTACTTGGTTAATCTGTTTGTGGTTTACCACTCTCTTAATACTACTCCCGATGGTTATATGTACTAGACAACACCGGTTTGATAGCCCGAAACATAAAAGCTTGTTGGCCAACGAGCGAGATCTGGTGACAGATTTGCCTGGACAGCCTGACGTGAGTTTCAGACATTATGCCGGTTATGTCCCTGTGGACGAATCCAACGGAAGAGCTATGTTTTATTGGTTCTTCGAGGCCATGGATCTTCCCAAGGAGAAACCTCTAGTTCTCTGGCTTAATGGAG GTCCAGGTTGTTCTTCTGTGGGATATGGAGCAACACAAGAAATTGGTCCCTTTCTCGTGGACGCCAACGAAAACGGACTTAAATTTAATCCATACGCATGGAataaag AGGCCAACATGCTGTTTTTAGAATCTCCCGTCGGTGTTGGCTTTTCGTATTCAAACACAACTAGCGATTATCAAAAGCTTGACGATGACTTTACAG CTAGAGACGCATTCAATTTTCTTTGCAACTGGTTCGAGAAATTCCCTGAACACAAAGGAAATACGTTCTACATCGCCGGCGAAAGCTACGCAG GAAAATACGTACCGGAGCTAGCAGAGGTCGTGTACGATAACAATAACAAGAACAATGGTTCATCGCTTCACATCAACCTTAAGGGTATTTTG CTTGGGAATCCTGAGACATCTGATGCAGATGATTGGAGAGGTTGGGTGGATTACGCATGGAGCCACGCAGTTATATCTGATGAGACGCATAGGATCATAACCAGGACTTGTAATTTCAGCAGCGACAATACTTGGAGCGACGACGAGTGCTCTGAAGCCGTAGACGAAGTTCAAAAGCAGTACGACGAGATAGATATCTATAGCCTCTATACATCGGTTTGTATAGGAGATTCTGCCCGATCCTCTTACTTGGATTCTAAAAAATTCAAGACTAATTCTCACACCAGTTCCAAGAGG GTACCACCAAGGCGCTTGGGTGGATATGACCCATGCTTAGACGATTACGCGAGAATATTCTACAACAGAGCAGATGTTCAGAAGTCTCTTCATGCGAGTGATGGAGTTAATCTCAAGGACTGGAGGATTTGCAA CATGGACATCTTTCATAATTGGACTTATATAAAGCCCTCGGTTTTGCCTATATACGAGAAACTGATCGCCGGGGGATTAAGAATATGGGTTTACAG TGGTGACACAGACGGAAGAGTTCCAGTACTCGCGACAAGGTATAGCTTAAGCGCACTCGAATTACCCATCAAGACAGCTTGGAGGCCTTGGTACCATGAGAAACAG GTAAGTGGATGGCTCCAAGAATACGAAGGTCTAACGTTTGCTACGTTCAGAGGAGCTGGGCATGCGGTGCCTTCCTTCAAACCAAGCAGCTCTCTTGCCTTTTTCTCGGCCTTTCTCACCGGAATTCCTCCGCCACCGTCACGGTAG